GGCAGAATCTGCTCGCCACGCAAAAGCAGACGCCCGAGCTTGAACAGCTGAACGTGGTCAACCGGTTCTTCAACAAGCAGATGCGTTACGAAGAAGACATCGACCTGTGGCACGAGGTCGACTACTGGGCCACGCCCATTCAGTCGCTGATGAAAGGTGCGGGGGATTGCGAGGATTACGCCATCGCCAAGTATTTCAGCCTGAGGCGATTGGGCGTCCCCAGCGAAAAACTCTTGATCACCTACGTCAAAGCCCTGCGCCTGAACCGAGCGCACATGGTGCTGACCTATTACCCAAGCCCCAACGCCATGCCGTTGGTGCTCGACAGCCTGATTGACGTGATCAAGCCTGCGAACGAACGTCCCGACCTGTTGCCTGTTTATGCCTTTAATGGCGAGGGACTTTTTTTGCCGGGCGCGCAGGGCAACAAGAAGGTGGGCGACACCAAGCGTCTGTCCCGTTGGCAGGATCTGCTGAAGAAAATGACCGCTGAAGGCTTCCCGGCCGAGCCTGAGTACTAGGAGTTTCGATGTCTCTGTTCAAACAACTGTTGATCGCGATCTGTCTGTTTCTGGTGGTGGCGTTTGCCGGCAGCTTTGTCGTGAGCCTCGAAAGCTCCCGTGCGCAGTACGTCAACCAGTTGCGCTCCCACGCGCAGGATGCTGCTACTTCGCTGGCGTTGTCGCTCACGTCCAACATTGAAGACCCGGCGATGGTTGAGTTGATGGTCAGCTCGATTTTCGACAGCGGTTATTACGCAAGCATCCGCGTGGTGGACCTGGCGAGCAACACAGCCATCGTCGAGCGCAGCGCAACACCGGACAATCAGGGCGTGCCGCAGTGGTTCATCAACGCTATCGGGCTTGAGCCGGCGGGAGGCGAGGCCATTGTCAGCAGCGGTTGGCAGCAGAGGGCACGGGTCGAGGTGGTGAGCCATCCGATGTTCGCCCTGGCCAAATTGTGGCAAAGCGCGCTGGGGAGTCTGGGGTGGTTGCTGGTGTGCGGGGTGGTCAGTGCGATTCTGGGTGCGTTGTTGCTGCGTCGTCAGTTGCGCCCGCTCGATGACATGGTCGCGCAGTCCCACGCCATCGGTCGTCGTGAGTTCACCAGTATCAAGGAGCTGCCGCGCACGCCTGAGTTGCGCCGCGTGGTGCAGGCCATGAACCAGATGGTCGAAAAGCTCAAGGCGCTGTTTCAGGAAAGCACCGAGCGCAGTGAAAAGCTGCGCGTTGAGTCGTATCAGGACAGTTTGACGGGGTTGTCCAATCGCCGTTATTTCGACATGCAACTGGCCGCTCACGTGAGCAATTTTGAAGAAGAGCGCGCGGGTTATCTGTTGCTGTTGCGGGTGCAGGACCTGGCCGGTCTGAACCAGCGCCTGGGTGGCAAACGCACCGATGCGTTGTTGATCGCCGTGGCGCAGCAGTTGGTGCGCCAGTGCGAGCACTACCCGGAAACGCGGCATTTGATCAGCCGCAGTCGTGGCGGCGAGTTTGCGGTGCTGGCGCCGGGGATGGTGCGGGAAGAAGCGCTGCAGTTGGCACAAAATCTTGAAGTCGCGTTGCAGACTCTGGCCGATACAGGCGCGTCGGATGTGTCCGCGGTCGCGCACATGGGTCTTGCGCCTTACAGCCCTGGCGATGCGCCACTGACCTTGCTCGGTCTCGCCGATCAGGCGCTGTCCCAGGCGGAAACCCAGGGTGAGCAGACGTGGAGTTGCATTGATCACGGCGCGGTCACCAATCTGGGCGATGACCATCACACCTGGCACCGGGTGCTGGATCAGGCGTTGAGCAAAGGCGGCTTCCAGTTGTTTTTCCAGCCCGTGGTCGATGCGCGTGATGAGAATCGGGTGCTGCATTTCAAAGTGATTTCGCGCTTGGTCAATGAGCACGGGCATACCATTCCTGCCGGTCGCTTCCTGCCGTGGATCGAGCGCTTTGGCTGGTCGACGCGTCTGGATCTGTGGATGGTGCAGCAGGTGTTGCTGCACCTGCAGACACACGATCACGCGTTGGCCTTGAACCTCTCTGCGGCGACGCTGGCAGACAGTCAGGCGCTGGATCAAGTCTTCGATACGTTGCGTCAGCACTCCAAAGTGGGCGCCCGCCTGACGTTCGAGATCGGCGAGGAGCAATTGCCGGAGCAAGCGGTGCTTGAGCAACTGACCCGACGGCTTCAGGCAATTGGCTTCACCTTGGCGTTGCAGCGGTTTGGGGGGCGCTTCAGCATGATCGGCAACCTGGCGCACCTTGGGCTTGCGTACCTGAAGATCGACGGCAGTTACATCCGCGCCATTGACGAGGAAAGCCACAAGCGTCTGTTCATCGAAGCGGTCAAGCGTGCCGCGCACAGCATCGATCTGCCGCTGATCGCCGAGCGTGTGGAAACCGAAGGCGAGCGATTGGTGATAGCCGAGATGGGCATTGAAGGCGTGCAGGGGCAGTTGGTCGGCGATCCTGCGCCCTGGAAGTAAACCGCGTCCCGGCTGACCTGGCTTTTGTTGGAGCCGACGAGCCAAAGCGAGGCCGCGATGCAATCTGTCTGACCCACCGCAATCGCGGCCTCGCCCTGGTTCGTCAACCCCTACAGCGATAGGCGCTGTGGCGTCATGGATTGAATAAGCCGCCGCCACGCGAATGAAGTCGCGCCCACAGATGGATGTCGCGATGCAGTCGCGGTGACACACCGGCCGATGTCAGCTGAGCATCCGTATCGAGCTTGTTGCATCGCAGGCCATTTCCAGTTCGGCGCCGTTTAGCCTCTCACCGTAATGGTCTTTCAATTCCATCTCCCAGCCTGCGACCTCTTCGAGAATTTCCTCTGCTGCATTCTGAGACAGTGCGAAATGGCTATGGTGGCTGATCATGTTGGATCGGCTGATTCTGCGTCCCTCCTGGCCAACCGACATGATCAACGTTTGTGCGGGCCCCTCGCCAAGTACGGGCAAAACGTCATACATAGGGGACAGACGCCACTGACCACTGACCCAGATGACCGCATGGTTTTTTGGGTGGTCGTCGGAGTTGCCCACCAAGGCGTTGTAGCACATGCGTTTGAACAGCTCCTGCAGGTCCACGTCCGGCACGCCACGACGACGCATCTCATCAGCGACACCTGCGTAGAGCCAGTCCCGGTGATATGAGTCATTCCATTCCGAATTCAGTAGCGTCAAGGCGCTGAGCATCGGTATGCGTCTGGCACCTTGCGCAATGGCGGTACGATCAAATCGCTCGACCAGTAGTGTGGACGGACGCTCTGCATGCAAAGCTGTTTTGGCCACATTCAGCCCCTTCGAGGCGGCAAAGGTCATGCACGCGTATTCGACAGGGGGCAGGGCATAGTCATCAAACCGGTCCTGTGGTTTGGCGAGGATCAACATGCCGTTATCCTGCAGCGTTCTTTTGGGGCGCGCGCCGCCGAGTGCGGACCGCTGCTGGCGAATCTTGAGACTGGTGGCTGAGTCGCTATCGAGTTGGCCGTCGTATACCGCTTCGCAAGCCTCAACGAATTTGGCTAGTCCTTTCAACGTCGGGACGTTAGCGTGGCCAATGCCAGGCGGGGACGTAGACGTAGTTCCCGCCATAAGATTGCCGATGCGGTCGCTGTTTGGGGATTTGAGCAAGTAGTCAATCGGTCCCAGGTCCTGACCATATGAGCGATGGAGGAGACGCTCCCCCCAGCCATCGGGCATGGCGTCATTGATGAAACCGGGTATCCCGCGGTTTTTGCTGATGCCTGTATAGGGTTCGTTACGTAACGGATAATTGATCGAATCCGGTACCCAGCCTCCACGCTTTACGTAATCAGGAGCGTAGATGAACTCACCGGTTTTCCCTATCAATGTCAGTCTGCCGAGAGTCAGAACCTCACCGGTTTCGGGATGCTCCATATAGATGTAGGCACGCTGCATCAGAAGTCCTCCGGTCTGGGCTTGGTCAGCCGCACTCGCCTTGACGCAATGGTGTCGCGCTTGTTCTCGAGGGTAGTTGCTGGGGTCAGCTCTATGCTGTCGAGAGAGGCGAAGATCGCTTCGGTAAGACCAAGCCGCCACAGCACCAGTAGGAACGACCTCAGGTCTACCGCTTCAGAACCGCTTTCGATTTTACGCAGAGTATGTGTAGAGACACCCAGTGACGCCTTGAGATCGGCCTGGCGCAATCCCAGTACGAGACGCTTCGCTTTTACCAGAAGGCCAATCTTGCGCAGTGCGTCTGCGCAAATGACCGGAAAATAACTATCCATAATACTAATCCACGTAAGCTTTAAGCCGTTTAAGGCTGAAATTAGCATACATAACCGGGTGTGATTAAAGGTTAAGGCTAGGATTTTTCAATATTAAAGATCTTAAGGCTCGGATTGGTGAGTCTTATTTTTCGGAAAATCATGAAACGAGAGTGGCTAGTAGTGGCTGTTCGCGCTACCCGATTTGCGCTGTGTGCGCTTTTGTAGGAGTTCACGAGCCAAAGCGAGGCCGCGATGCAATTTGTCTGACCCACCGCAATCGCGGCCTCGCCCAGGCTCGTCAACTCGTACAGGGGAGGGCGTAAGAGTCGCGGGTAATGAGGATCTGCTTAGCAATGAGCTGCTGTAGGAGTCAACATGTTGGCGAGGCGTCTTGCGGGTTGAGACAGGATTGACGTCTCGCGAATAAATTCGCTCCTACGGGTAATGCGCTGCGGCGTTATGGATTGAATCAGCAGCGCCGCCACGCGAAGGGTTTCGCGCCCACAGACGGATGCCCGCCGAGGCGTTTTCGGGTTAAAGGTGATTGACATCATGCCCGCTGTCCGCAGGCGCAACCGGCTCAGATCAGCCCGGTTTCTTCGTCGTTGATCAGATCGCTCAGGCCGCCCAGTGATTCCCGGGCCTGGTTGCGATCCATCAATTTGGCCTGCGCCGCAACGGGCAGGTCGGTGATATTCAAAATGCCTTTTGCCGTCAGTACCTGAATCAAGTCATCGAGTACACGGATCATCTCCATGTCGCTCATCTTGAGCTGGTTCAGACTTTTTTCGACAACTTCATCGGCATACCACGCCTGTATCTCGTGGTCATCGGCTGGCAAGGTTTCGCTCGCTTCGGCAAAGGCGGCAGCCTCCACACGCGTGATCTCACCGTTGGCATCGCGCTGAACGTAAAACATGGACCACTCCCTAAAAAAGCACAGGCCGGCAACCGCGTGAGCGGCTGCCGGCACAGTACATCAGCTATCTAACGCTCGTCATCAGGAGTGATGATCGACCTTGATGGTTGGATCAGTACCGCCGACCAGCGACTTGATCATGTCGTTGCTCCAGGTCACGCCTTCCAGCTTGATGTGAACATCGGCTTTAGCGACGTCCGCAGCTGAGTTGAACTGGCCCGTTGTGCTGACTTCCACCGTGGTGTTTTTACCGTCGTTGGTGATCTGCAGGAACTTGGAGATGGCGTCGGAGTTGCCGTCTTCACCTTGCAGCAGATCGCTCAGGTCCAGCTTGTCACCGCCCTTGCTCACCGGCGTGTCCTTGAAGTCCTTGACCACGTCGGTGCCGACGTCGCCTTGCTTCCAGACAAACGTGTTGCTGCCAGCGCCACCGATGAGGATGTCGTTGCCTTTGCCCCCGATCAATATGTCGTTGCCGCCCTGGCCGAACAGGATGTCGTTGCCATTGCCCCCGATCAACGTGTCGTTACCGCCGTTGGAGCCAGCCGTCGTCGAGTTGTTGGACAGCGCGATGACATCGGTCAGATGCTCGGTGATGTACTGATGCAGCGCCTGGTTGTCGGCAATCGTCACCCCTTTGCTCTCGGCAAAAGCCTTGAGTGCAGTGGTGCCTTCCTGGCCACCGAAGTTGATCACGTCGCCAAACAGGATGTCATTGCCATCGCCGCCCACGAGCATGTCATTGCCTGGCGCAACCGCCGTCTTGGATCCCAATACCGCAGCGGCCAGATCATCGACACTGACGTTGGCCAGCGATTTGCCGCTGGTGTCGTAGTGATCGAGGACGGTGGTGTTGGTGCCGCTGCCGATACCGATGGCTTCGACGCCGTTGTTGGACAACTTGCTCAGCAGCGCAAAACCGGTATCGGCTTCGGCCATCGCTTTGTCCAGGCTGTCCTGGGCGACGGTGAAGCTGTATTCGGTGCCGCCTTTGCCGTCGTCATGCGCCGACAGTTTGCCAATGTCGGTCTTGGTCAGGGTCGATCCCGAACCTTTGTAGGCGTCAACGTTGCCCGCTGTGTCGATCAACGTATAGGTTTTGCCGTACAGCGTCTGCGTGACGGTCTTGCCAACACTCCAGGTCGCCAGGGCATCGACCAGGGTAACGTTGGTCACGTTGCCGTTGGAATCCCTGTAGTTGAACAGCGTACCGTCGGTGCTCTGAAACTCGTTCGGCGCGCCGTCAGTGATGAAGTACGTGAGATTCTGCGCGCCCGGATTCGCAGCTTTGGCCTCGATGAACCAGTCAGCCGCTGTCTTGAACGCGTCCTCATAGTTAGTCCGGCCGTCAGCCTTGATGCCGTTCATCGCCTGCTCAAGTGAGTCGAGTGCCGCCTGTTTGTCCTTCAGGTCCACGGTCACCGGCACACGTGCATTGGTGTCGAAGTCCAGCAGCATCAGCGTCACCTTGCCTGCATCCGAACCGCTCGCGCTGGTGGCGAGTTTGTCGAAGACAGAAGACAGCTGCGCTTTGGCAGTGGCGAGCGTGTTGGACATGCTGCCCGAGCTGTCGAGGATGAACGCGATGTTGTAGCTCTTGCCCTGCACGATGCTGGTGCCCGAGACGTCGCCCACCAGGATGTCATTGGCAGCGCTGCCGGTCAGCGGCGTTTGATCGCTGCCTGCATCGCCATTGCCGGTGTTGTAAACGCCCTGATCGACCGTCACTTTGATGACTTGGGTGGTGACGGCTACGTCTTTGTTCGAGTTTTCAGTGGCGGTGGCGGTAACGGTCAGGTTGAACGTGCCGTGGAAGTAGTCCGGCGTCTTGATCGTCAGCGTTGTCAGGTCCAGCCCGCGGATGTCCACCTGCGTGTTGGTGTCGCCAGTGTTCGTCACGGTGTGGCCCGCCGCATCCGTCAACACCGAACCTTTCGGTACGCCGGAGAGGGCAGTGACGTGCGTTTCCGAATCGTTGTCGGTGTAGGCGACGTTGATCGAGCTCAGCTTGATCGGGCTGTTTTCAACACCATGGTTCAGTTCGTAGCCTTTGTAATAGCCCTCGCCACTGACGCCGTTGACTTCGTTCAGACCGGAAACACTCAGGCCGGACGCTTTCAGGTCATCGACCGACGTGTAGAGCAGCGCGTTGCTGCTGTTGAGTGCAACGCTGGTGCCGCCCACTACCAGGTTCAGGTCGTAGCTGCCCGGCCCGCTCTGGTTGTAGTGGTAGATGTCCAGCGTGTAATAGCCGGACGCGGTCGGCGTGTAGCCGGTCGAACTCAGCGCGCCGCTCGAATGATCCCACTGCGCGGTAGCAACCGTTTTGCCGCCGATTGTGATCAGCAAGCTGTCATCGGCCTTGCCGCCAAAGCTGTACGTTTTACCGGCTTCCAGGTAGATCAGGCCGGACAGTTTGGTGCCGGTGCCCTGAACCACGTTGCTGTCGATTGCCGAACTCGCGAGGCCGTGGGTGGTGGCTGCGGTCGTGGTGTTGAAGCCAGCCTTGATGGTCGCTTCATTGGCGCCGCCACCGCCGTTGCCCATGTTGGTCAGCGTGCCGACCCACACATCCTTGACCAGACCGGTCGAGGTGATCGGGGTGGTGCCCAGCGTGATCCTCGGTACGTCAGCGACTGGCGTGATGTCGATTTTGAGCGTCGATGACGCACCGCTCAAACCACCCGCAACGGGCACGAAGCCCAGCTCTGCGTAGTCCGCGTGCATGTTGCCGACGCCGGACGCGGTGTACGAGTTGTCGCCGGACTCATTGGCGACCGGCATGAATTTCAAGCCGCCGTCAACGATGAATTGCTTGGTGAATTCCTGACCCGCAGTGACGGCTTTCCAGGCGCTGCCGTCTTTGTATTCCAGGGTGCCGCTGGCCGGCAAGCCACTGATCTTGACGCTCATGGCAACGGTGGAGCTGGCAGGATCGGCAATGCCGAAGGTTTTCCAGGACAGCACCATCGCCGTGTCTTCTTTGACGGTTTGCGTGCCACTGTTGGCCGTGGGCAGGCTGCTGTCGACGAGGGTCGTCGTCACGCTGTCTGCACCGCCAATCACCAGTTGCTCGAAGTTGCCACCGGTTGCCGAAGCGACTTTGACGGTAAAGCTTTCAGCGCCTTCTACCAGCGAATCCGTCAGCGTCTGGATATTGAAGCCAAAGTCTTTGGTGCCCTTCGCAATCGTGACTTCTGCTACGCCGGTGAAGTCGCTGCCATCTTTGGCAACGCCGCTGTAGCTCAACTTCACCACCACGTCGGTCTGGCCCGGGTTGTCCAGGTGCAGGACGTAGCTTGCGCTGGCGCCTTCGATGACCGAGCCGGCCCCGGTGATTGTCACTTGGGTGGGGTCGATCACGTCGCTGACGTTGACGGTGGCCGTTGCCTTGCTCACGTCCAGGCCTTCCAGGTTGCCGTGGCCGCTGTTGTCGTTGGCGAAACCGACCACGGTGACGGTCTTGGAAGCGACGGTGTTGTAAACGTCGTTCGTGTCGCCGCTCACGCTGTACTGGGCACTGGTTTCGTTGGCCTTGATAGTGACCACGTCGCCATTGGACAGCTTGAGCGTCAGGTCGGATTTCGGTGCGTGATCGACGCTGATGGTGAACACGCCAGTGCCGCCTTCAAGCAGTTGAGTCGGCGCCTGAACCGTCACCACGGTGTCGGTGTTGACCTGAGTGATCTGCGTATTGACCGCGCTGCGGTCCGCGTTCACGTCCTCGAAATTGCCGCCGGTGTAGCTCTTGATCGCGGTCGACACCTTGCTCGCGCTGTCGGTGTAGGCGCTGTCCGGCACAGTGTAAGGCGCCGAGCCCGAGCTTTGGCCTGCGGCGATCTTGATCACCATGTTGTTTGCCAGCGTGACCGACATGTCGGTCTGCGCGGTCACCGGCGTGCCGGTTGGGCCCGTCAGTTTCACGGTGTAGGTGATGGTCTCGCCTTCAGTCGCAGTGCCCACGGTCGACAGCGCCAGCTGGGTAGTGTCTTTGCTGTCCAGGATCTGGGTGGTCTGGTCGCCTGAGGCGTAATTCACGGCCTCGAAGTTACCGCCTACCGCGCTGACAATGTGCGCACCCACCGAGGCCGCATCGATATAGATGGTGTCGTCGTGGGTGTAGACCTTCGTGGAACCCGAGGTCGTGTTCGCCGCGATGGTGATCGTGGCGTTGTTGCTCAGGGTGATGAGCATGTCGGTTTGTGCGGCGTTCTTCAGCGTCGCGGTGTACGTGATGTAGTTGCCTTCGGTCACATTGCTTTCAGCCGTCAGCGCGATGTTGCTGCTGTTGACCACGTCGACGACCTTGGTGGTCACCGTCGCGTTGCTGTAGTCCAGGTTTTCGAAGTTGCCATCGTTGACCACGGTTTTACCGTTGACGGTGGTGGTCGTGGTGCCGGTGACGTTGACCGTCAGATCGCTCGCCTTGTAGACGTCGTTCTGCACTTTGTAGTCGACGTAACCGGTTTTGCTGTTGGCGTCGATGACAATGGTCTGACCGTTGGACAGGGTGAGCTCGGTCTTGGTCTGGGCTGCGTGATCCAGTGTGGCGGTGTAGCGAACGGTGCCGTCTTCGTTGACCGAATCCAGGTTGGCGTTCAGCGTCACGCGGGTGGTGTCGATGGTGTCGCTGATCAGCGTGCTGACTGGAGAGTTATCGACCGTCAACCCGGCAGTCACGCCAACGGTGGCTTCCTTGATTGAGTGGACGAGAGTGCCGCCATCTTTATAGACGTCATCGCCCGGGCCGGCGACGCTGACAGTGCCGCTCGACTGACCTTTGAGGATAGTGACCGTCTGGTTGTTGTCCAGCTTGACGGTGATGTCGGCGCTGGCGACAACAGGGTTTTTCGAGCTGTCCTGCAGCGCTACGGTGTACTCGATCGGGCTGCCTTCCACGCCGGTTGCAGCCGCCGAAAGCACCAGCGCTGTCACTGGCAATACGTGCACCATGAGGTTCAGGTCGCTGCTGCTCGCTGCGGCGCTGCCATCTTGCGTGGTGACGGTGAAGACCAGCGGGACATCCCCTTTAAAGCCGGTAGCTGGGGTGAACGCCAGTTTGCTGGTGTCCCAACCGGTGATGTCGAACGGTTTGCCCGCTTCTGCGGTGGTGATGGTGTGAGTGTTCACGCCATCGGTGATCACAGAACCCTGAGGCAGGCCACTGACGCTCAACTTCAGCGATGCGTTTTCCGAGCCATCGGTGTCGGTTGCAGCGGCCGCGAACTGCGACAGCGCAATCGAGTGACCTTCAAGCCCGGTGTTGGCAGCCTGAGTGACGCTGATATTGTCCAGAATGCCGCCGAACGAGTTGCTGTCCACCCCTTTGAATTCCAGACGCGCGGAACCATCGGAGGTCACCGGCACCTGGAAGGTGTAGGTTTTCAGCCCGGTTTGCGAGGCGTTGAGCGTGCCAATCAGGACACCACCCCACGTCACGTTGATCACTGAGTTGTCCAGTGAGCCGGCACGTGGCGAGTAGTCGACTGAAATCGTGTAAGTCGCGCCAGCCTTGGCCGGAATGTCGGTGTACAGGTTGCGGACTTCGCCTGCGTTGCTTTCCAGTTCGATGACGTGGTTGCCCGCGCTCTCTTTGGGGTCGATGACGCCGTAAGTGCTGGCTTTGCCAATTTCGACGGCGTTGTTGCGGTTGCCTGTTTGCCACAGGCCGCCGCCCAACTGATCGACAGCAATGTCTTTCCAGTTGCCCACGTTGGCGCTGCTTTCGAAGTCGATGCCACGGCTGAAGCCTTCGCCGACCAGCGCAATGCTTGGCTTGTCGGTCACGGGCGCGACGTCGATGTCGACAGTCGCGGTGCCGGTGCTGTTGGTGCCCTGATTATCGACCGCGCTGTAGGTGAAGCTGGTCTTGCCGCTCCAGTCTGCGTCGGGTTTGAAGTAGATAGTGGCGCTGTTGCCGCTCGCGGTGATCACGCTGGACGTGGTCAGCGTGTTGCCGTTTGCGTCTACGAACGTGCCGTGTTCAGGCAGGCTCGACAGGCGGAACTGGCTCACGTTGCCATCGACATCGCTGCCGGTCAGCGTGATGGCAGTGCGAGGCGCGTCTTCGTCCATGACGACTGCTGAATCGCGGACCACCGGGGCGTCGTTGACCGGGTTGACGGTGATCGTGCCGTCGTGGATGGCTTTCAGATTGTTGTTGCCGTTTGCATCAGCGTCGGTGATTTCAACCTTCACGCCGCGCACGTCGGTGCTCGGATCAACGCTGGTGTTCTGGTACTTGATCGAGTTGATCAGCGTTTCGTACTGCGCAATCGAGGCGTTGCCCGTCAGTTCAATGACCACGTTGCCGGCGCCGTCATTGCTGACGGTGTAGGTCACACCTGGAACAGCCGTGCCGGTTTCGCCACCTTTATAGTATTCGGAGACGATCAGGTCCTGGGCCTGAACACCGGTGAGGGTGATCTTCGCGCCGCTTAACTCGGTGCTGTCGATATCGCTGATGACCAGGTCTTTGACGATAGGTGTTGCTGCACCTTTTTCGGTGTATTCGACGCTGCTGAAATTCAGGATCGGCGCGTCGTTAGCTGGCGTCACGGTCACTGGCAGGGTTTGCGAAGTAGACGCTGTCGGGCCGGTGGCTTCGGTGGAGGTCGCCGTCACGGTCAGGTTGATCACGCCGTTGAAGTCTTTCGGCGGGGTGATGGTCAGCTTGCTCAGATCCCAGCCATTGATAATGACAGTGCCGCCAGCGCCCCCGGTGGAGGTGAAGCTGTTGACGCCGTCAGTCAACACAGCGCCCTGCGGGATGTTGCCAATCTGGGTGGTCAGACGTTCCGAACCGTCGGTGTCGACCAGCGCCGAGCTGAGTGTCAGTTGGATCGCGGTGTCTTCTGTGCCTTGTGCGGAGGTGGCCGCGACAGTCGGGGCATCGGCTACGGCGCCGACCTGAACGTCGAAGCTCAGGTCCTTGCTCACAGGCGTGGCATCGCCGTCCTGGGCCGTGGCGGTCACGGTCAACGGCACGGTACCGCTGAAGTTGCTCGGCGCGGTGAACTTGAGGTTGCTCAGGTTCCAGTCGGTGATGTCGGTCGAGGTGCTGCCAGCGCTTGCGCTGAAAGTATGAGTGCCGTCAGTCAGCGTGGAACCGACCGGGAGGCCGCTCATTTTCAGCGTCAGGGTTTCCGAGCCGTCGATGTCAGTGGCGCGGGCCTGGATTGGCGCGAGCAGGATGGCGTTGTCTTCCAGACCGCTGTTCAGGGTCTGGGTGAC
The DNA window shown above is from Pseudomonas sp. BSw22131 and carries:
- the lapG gene encoding cysteine protease LapG; the encoded protein is MAVRSAHGRPGLWLLLALVLFCGAGAGYLNADWDFSVISRRAEALYGPLGAGKQRIDAWQNLLATQKQTPELEQLNVVNRFFNKQMRYEEDIDLWHEVDYWATPIQSLMKGAGDCEDYAIAKYFSLRRLGVPSEKLLITYVKALRLNRAHMVLTYYPSPNAMPLVLDSLIDVIKPANERPDLLPVYAFNGEGLFLPGAQGNKKVGDTKRLSRWQDLLKKMTAEGFPAEPEY
- the lapD gene encoding cyclic di-GMP receptor LapD codes for the protein MSLFKQLLIAICLFLVVAFAGSFVVSLESSRAQYVNQLRSHAQDAATSLALSLTSNIEDPAMVELMVSSIFDSGYYASIRVVDLASNTAIVERSATPDNQGVPQWFINAIGLEPAGGEAIVSSGWQQRARVEVVSHPMFALAKLWQSALGSLGWLLVCGVVSAILGALLLRRQLRPLDDMVAQSHAIGRREFTSIKELPRTPELRRVVQAMNQMVEKLKALFQESTERSEKLRVESYQDSLTGLSNRRYFDMQLAAHVSNFEEERAGYLLLLRVQDLAGLNQRLGGKRTDALLIAVAQQLVRQCEHYPETRHLISRSRGGEFAVLAPGMVREEALQLAQNLEVALQTLADTGASDVSAVAHMGLAPYSPGDAPLTLLGLADQALSQAETQGEQTWSCIDHGAVTNLGDDHHTWHRVLDQALSKGGFQLFFQPVVDARDENRVLHFKVISRLVNEHGHTIPAGRFLPWIERFGWSTRLDLWMVQQVLLHLQTHDHALALNLSAATLADSQALDQVFDTLRQHSKVGARLTFEIGEEQLPEQAVLEQLTRRLQAIGFTLALQRFGGRFSMIGNLAHLGLAYLKIDGSYIRAIDEESHKRLFIEAVKRAAHSIDLPLIAERVETEGERLVIAEMGIEGVQGQLVGDPAPWK
- a CDS encoding type II toxin-antitoxin system HipA family toxin; translation: MQRAYIYMEHPETGEVLTLGRLTLIGKTGEFIYAPDYVKRGGWVPDSINYPLRNEPYTGISKNRGIPGFINDAMPDGWGERLLHRSYGQDLGPIDYLLKSPNSDRIGNLMAGTTSTSPPGIGHANVPTLKGLAKFVEACEAVYDGQLDSDSATSLKIRQQRSALGGARPKRTLQDNGMLILAKPQDRFDDYALPPVEYACMTFAASKGLNVAKTALHAERPSTLLVERFDRTAIAQGARRIPMLSALTLLNSEWNDSYHRDWLYAGVADEMRRRGVPDVDLQELFKRMCYNALVGNSDDHPKNHAVIWVSGQWRLSPMYDVLPVLGEGPAQTLIMSVGQEGRRISRSNMISHHSHFALSQNAAEEILEEVAGWEMELKDHYGERLNGAELEMACDATSSIRMLS
- a CDS encoding helix-turn-helix domain-containing protein; translation: MDSYFPVICADALRKIGLLVKAKRLVLGLRQADLKASLGVSTHTLRKIESGSEAVDLRSFLLVLWRLGLTEAIFASLDSIELTPATTLENKRDTIASRRVRLTKPRPEDF
- a CDS encoding tryptophan synthase subunit beta; the protein is MFYVQRDANGEITRVEAAAFAEASETLPADDHEIQAWYADEVVEKSLNQLKMSDMEMIRVLDDLIQVLTAKGILNITDLPVAAQAKLMDRNQARESLGGLSDLINDEETGLI